Proteins encoded within one genomic window of Raineyella fluvialis:
- a CDS encoding sigma 54-interacting transcriptional regulator gives MTGTSSSAPSPRTLGELRASGHRLRGVREEIRDNLLEMLRRGEDPWPGLHGFRDTVIPQLERALIAGHDVVLLGERGQGKSRLLRTLVGLLDEWSPAIAGSELGEHPYEPISPLWRRRAAELGDDLPIEWRHRSERYAEKLATPDTSVADLIGDVDPMKVAEGRHLGDPETIHFGLVPRSHRGIVAINELPDLAERIQVALLNVMEERDIQIRGYVLRLPLDVLLVASANPEDYTNRGRIITPLKDRFGAEIRTHYPTTLDDEIAVIRQEAHLVAEVPEPVLEIVARFTRALRESAAVDQRSGVSARFAIAGAETVAASALHRATVRGESDPVARVVDLDTVVDVLRGKIEFETGEEGRETEILTHLLRTAVAACVRERLRGVDLGLLVAALEQGRTVATGVRVTAAEFLAGLPALGESPLYDEISGRLGAHSPGEAASGIELALEGLYLARRIGKESGGGETLYG, from the coding sequence GTGACCGGCACCTCATCCTCCGCCCCGTCCCCCCGTACGCTGGGCGAACTCCGCGCCTCCGGGCACCGCCTGCGTGGCGTCCGGGAGGAGATCCGCGACAACCTGCTCGAGATGCTCCGGCGGGGCGAGGACCCGTGGCCGGGACTGCACGGCTTCCGTGACACGGTGATCCCGCAGCTCGAGCGCGCTCTCATCGCCGGCCACGACGTCGTCCTGCTGGGCGAGCGCGGCCAGGGCAAGTCCCGCCTGCTGCGTACGCTCGTCGGCCTGCTCGACGAATGGTCGCCGGCGATCGCCGGATCGGAGCTGGGTGAGCACCCGTACGAACCGATCAGTCCGCTCTGGCGGCGGCGCGCCGCGGAACTCGGCGACGACCTGCCGATCGAGTGGCGGCACCGCAGCGAACGCTATGCGGAGAAGCTGGCCACTCCCGACACCAGCGTGGCCGACCTGATCGGTGACGTCGACCCGATGAAGGTCGCCGAGGGCCGCCATCTGGGCGATCCGGAGACGATCCACTTCGGCCTCGTCCCGCGTAGCCACCGCGGCATCGTCGCGATCAACGAGCTGCCCGACCTGGCCGAACGCATCCAGGTCGCCCTGCTCAACGTGATGGAGGAGCGCGACATCCAGATCCGCGGCTACGTGCTGCGGCTGCCGCTCGACGTGCTGCTGGTCGCCTCGGCCAACCCGGAGGACTACACCAATCGCGGCCGGATCATCACCCCGCTCAAGGACCGCTTCGGCGCCGAGATCCGTACCCACTACCCGACCACCCTCGACGACGAGATCGCCGTCATCCGCCAGGAAGCCCACTTGGTCGCCGAGGTACCCGAGCCGGTGCTGGAGATCGTCGCCCGCTTCACCCGGGCCCTCCGTGAGTCCGCGGCCGTCGACCAACGGTCCGGCGTCAGTGCACGCTTCGCCATCGCGGGCGCGGAGACGGTCGCCGCCTCCGCGCTGCACCGGGCGACAGTCCGCGGCGAGTCCGACCCGGTCGCCCGGGTCGTCGACCTCGACACGGTGGTCGACGTGCTGCGGGGCAAGATCGAGTTCGAGACCGGGGAGGAGGGACGCGAGACCGAGATCCTCACCCACCTGCTGCGGACCGCTGTCGCGGCCTGTGTCCGTGAGCGGCTGCGCGGGGTGGACCTCGGTCTGCTCGTCGCCGCGCTCGAGCAGGGTCGTACGGTCGCCACCGGCGTACGGGTAACCGCGGCGGAGTTCCTGGCCGGGCTGCCTGCGCTGGGGGAGTCCCCGCTGTACGACGAGATCTCCGGCCGGCTCGGCGCGCACTCCCCGGGCGAGGCCGCCAGCGGGATCGAACTCGCCCTTGAGGGCCTCTACCTCGCCCGCCGGATCGGCAAGGAGTCCGGCGGCGGCGAGACCCTCTACGGATGA
- a CDS encoding HNH endonuclease signature motif containing protein, translated as MQGELFDGPDPGPERTGPELDTGPVDAADPTMLDVVTPLALSPQRLLPATIDEAMEEIDALRTLQATVEARQFAITAHLTALAPTPAPEQALLPGGEGVVDLGGDGCPPVAEFAVLEIAALLHTTHQATRGQIADALSVRWRHPRLWQAVMNAHLPVWQARKIAQAVRWAGLDRAQALRVDKAIAPALGALSWTRLEQLVEGEIVAADPARAAQAEERARTGRYAHVHRDETGTAGVRTVLARIATPDATQLDATLTRLATRLATTDGKDESLDERRARALGILATPERAAALLAGDTTTADRLKAPVRLYVHVNADRLGPDGVARLEGEGAVPVQSLRALLSDSTVRVTGVIDHRTSEPVDAYEIPERMREQVILANPYEIFPWGSRRARHTDLDHTTPHSHGGETSPANLGPLGRTAHRAKTHAGWRCHQTRPATGSGAPPTDAPTTSTTGAPTPRQPHHRPALHHRTRRPPPPHPPPTTSPTATRAQATPTEPPQEATLRCPPPGSASADQDPDASPDGPAALIGCVR; from the coding sequence ATGCAAGGAGAACTGTTCGACGGGCCCGATCCGGGCCCGGAGCGTACGGGCCCGGAGTTGGACACCGGCCCGGTCGACGCGGCCGATCCGACGATGCTGGACGTGGTCACCCCGCTCGCGTTGAGCCCGCAACGGCTGCTGCCCGCCACCATCGACGAGGCGATGGAGGAGATCGACGCCCTACGCACCCTGCAGGCCACCGTGGAAGCCCGCCAGTTCGCGATCACCGCCCACCTCACCGCCCTCGCCCCCACCCCTGCGCCCGAGCAGGCCCTGCTGCCCGGCGGGGAGGGCGTGGTCGACCTCGGCGGGGACGGCTGCCCCCCGGTCGCGGAGTTCGCCGTCCTGGAGATCGCCGCCCTGCTCCACACCACCCACCAGGCCACCCGCGGCCAGATCGCCGACGCCCTCTCCGTGCGCTGGCGCCACCCCCGCCTGTGGCAAGCCGTGATGAACGCCCACCTACCCGTATGGCAGGCCCGCAAGATCGCCCAAGCCGTCCGCTGGGCCGGCCTCGACCGGGCCCAGGCCCTCCGCGTCGACAAAGCCATCGCCCCCGCGCTCGGCGCCCTGTCCTGGACCCGCCTCGAGCAGCTCGTCGAGGGCGAGATCGTCGCCGCCGACCCCGCCCGGGCCGCCCAGGCCGAAGAACGCGCCCGCACCGGCCGCTACGCCCACGTCCACCGCGACGAAACCGGCACCGCCGGCGTCCGCACCGTCCTCGCCCGGATCGCGACCCCCGACGCGACCCAACTCGACGCGACCCTCACCCGCCTCGCCACCCGCCTCGCCACCACCGACGGGAAGGACGAGAGCCTGGACGAGCGCCGCGCCCGCGCCCTGGGCATCCTCGCCACCCCCGAACGCGCCGCCGCCCTCCTCGCCGGCGACACCACCACCGCCGACCGACTCAAAGCCCCCGTCCGCCTCTACGTCCACGTCAACGCCGACCGCCTCGGCCCCGACGGCGTCGCCCGCCTCGAAGGCGAAGGCGCCGTCCCCGTCCAGAGCCTGCGGGCGTTGCTGTCCGACTCGACCGTGCGGGTCACCGGCGTGATCGACCACCGCACCTCCGAGCCCGTCGACGCCTACGAGATCCCCGAACGCATGCGCGAACAAGTCATCCTCGCCAACCCCTACGAAATCTTCCCCTGGGGATCACGCCGGGCCCGCCACACCGACCTCGACCACACCACCCCCCACAGCCACGGCGGAGAAACCAGCCCCGCCAACCTCGGCCCGCTGGGCCGCACCGCCCACCGGGCGAAAACCCACGCCGGCTGGCGCTGCCACCAAACCCGCCCGGCCACTGGCTCTGGCGCACCCCCTACGGACGCACCTACCACGTCGACAACTGGGGCACCCACACCCCGACAACCCCACCACCGACCAGCACTCCACCACCGAACTCGACGCCCTCCTCCACCTCACCCACCCCCAACCACCAGCCCCACAGCCACCCGAGCCCAGGCGACACCGACCGAACCGCCGCAAGAGGCGACGCTGCGGTGCCCGCCGCCCGGGTCGGCGAGCGCGGACCAGGACCCGGACGCGAGCCCGGATGGCCCGGCGGCGCTGATCGGGTGTGTCAGATAA
- a CDS encoding NAD-binding protein, translating to MDPLLDVVSKKRLTVGTSVGDGTRLKLVCNTWIGLVTAGTGQALAMMRSLGLDEKLFLEAIAGGQTDSVYAHLKGDLMLADTYQPASFQVRGLLKDLELAQSATGDAGAFPILDAVRALYAKADEQGGAEEDIAAVYRVFG from the coding sequence GTGGACCCGTTGCTCGACGTGGTCAGCAAGAAGCGCCTCACGGTGGGCACCTCCGTTGGTGACGGCACCCGCCTCAAACTCGTCTGCAACACCTGGATCGGTCTTGTCACCGCGGGCACCGGACAGGCCCTCGCCATGATGCGCAGCCTCGGCCTGGACGAGAAGCTCTTCCTCGAGGCGATCGCTGGCGGCCAGACCGACAGCGTCTACGCCCACCTCAAGGGCGACCTCATGCTCGCCGACACCTACCAGCCGGCCAGTTTCCAGGTCCGCGGCCTGCTCAAGGACCTCGAACTGGCGCAGAGCGCCACCGGTGACGCCGGCGCCTTCCCCATCCTCGACGCCGTGCGAGCCCTCTACGCGAAGGCCGATGAGCAGGGCGGGGCTGAGGAGGACATCGCCGCGGTCTACCGCGTCTTCGGCTGA
- a CDS encoding DEAD/DEAH box helicase, with protein sequence MTSAFVRLGVPASLSDVLAERDITAPTPIQAATLPDSLAGRDVLGRGRTGSGKTYAFLLPTVARLIATPRKVRPKRPRALVLAPTRELATQIEEALKPLEAAVGLSSRTVFGGVGQGPQVQALARGVDVLVACPGRLLDLMGQGAVSLDEVEVTVLDEADHMADMGFLPMVRKILDRTPTTGQRLLFSATLDNGIDVLVKRYLHDPVTHEADSPQSPVSTMEHFVLRVDKDSRGRVLADLASAPGRTILFTRTKHGAKKLAKQLVDRGIPAVDLHGNLSQNARTRNLAAFESGTVETLVATDIAARGIHVDDVALVVHADPPVEHKAYLHRSGRTARAGQSGTVVTLVTPDQRQEVRQMMRKAGITPAVAEPERSVLETLAPGERVVLSLDEARALVAPPQAQVTPQRNGSRSGGGRGQESSGSASRGGSRGGRSRGGRGRGERSEGGHAASPQASQRQPSQPGQRQPGQQGQGQGQGRRRHRHAERPSTTA encoded by the coding sequence TTGACTTCAGCTTTCGTGCGCCTCGGTGTGCCCGCGTCCCTCTCGGACGTCCTCGCCGAGCGCGACATCACCGCGCCCACCCCGATCCAGGCGGCCACGCTGCCGGACTCGCTGGCCGGTCGCGACGTCCTCGGCCGGGGCCGCACCGGCTCCGGGAAGACGTACGCCTTCCTGCTGCCGACCGTGGCCCGACTCATCGCCACCCCGCGCAAGGTTCGTCCCAAGCGCCCGCGCGCCCTCGTGCTGGCCCCCACCCGTGAACTCGCCACCCAGATCGAGGAGGCGCTCAAGCCCCTCGAGGCCGCTGTCGGCCTGTCCAGCCGGACCGTCTTCGGCGGCGTCGGACAGGGCCCGCAGGTGCAGGCGCTGGCCCGCGGTGTCGACGTGCTCGTCGCCTGCCCCGGCCGGCTCCTCGACCTGATGGGCCAGGGCGCCGTCTCCCTTGACGAGGTGGAGGTCACGGTCCTCGACGAGGCCGATCACATGGCCGACATGGGCTTCCTGCCGATGGTCCGCAAGATCCTCGACCGTACGCCCACGACCGGCCAGCGGCTGCTCTTCTCCGCGACGCTCGACAACGGCATCGACGTGCTGGTGAAGCGCTACCTGCATGACCCGGTCACCCACGAGGCCGATTCGCCGCAGTCACCGGTGTCGACGATGGAGCACTTCGTGCTGCGCGTCGACAAGGACAGCCGTGGTCGTGTCCTGGCCGATCTGGCGTCCGCCCCCGGTCGTACGATCCTCTTCACCCGCACCAAGCACGGGGCCAAGAAGCTGGCCAAGCAGCTGGTCGACCGGGGCATCCCGGCCGTCGACCTGCATGGCAACCTGTCGCAGAACGCGCGTACGCGGAACCTGGCGGCGTTCGAGTCCGGCACCGTCGAAACGCTGGTGGCGACCGACATCGCCGCCCGCGGCATCCACGTCGACGACGTGGCCCTGGTCGTGCACGCCGACCCGCCGGTCGAGCACAAGGCCTACCTGCACCGCTCCGGCCGTACCGCTCGGGCCGGCCAGTCCGGCACGGTGGTCACGCTCGTGACGCCGGACCAGCGCCAGGAGGTCCGCCAGATGATGCGCAAGGCGGGGATCACACCCGCGGTGGCGGAGCCCGAGCGCTCCGTCCTCGAGACGCTCGCCCCGGGTGAGCGCGTAGTGCTCAGCCTCGACGAGGCCCGCGCACTCGTCGCCCCGCCGCAGGCCCAGGTGACGCCCCAGCGCAACGGGAGCCGTTCCGGCGGTGGCCGTGGCCAGGAGTCCTCGGGCTCCGCGTCCCGTGGCGGGTCGCGTGGGGGTCGGTCCCGTGGCGGCCGAGGCCGTGGCGAGCGGTCCGAGGGTGGGCACGCCGCCTCCCCGCAGGCCTCGCAGCGTCAGCCCAGCCAGCCCGGGCAGCGCCAGCCCGGCCAGCAGGGCCAGGGACAGGGCCAGGGCCGGCGGCGTCATCGTCACGCCGAGCGCCCGTCCACCACAGCCTGA
- a CDS encoding DUF2249 domain-containing protein, with the protein MSNSTGCRCGEHNETTVPSINVLDIPHAVRHGAVIGAITQLPLGGELDVVAPHNPLPMMAQLEDVAPGQFARTYITEGPEQWTVRFTRR; encoded by the coding sequence ATGTCCAACTCGACCGGGTGCCGCTGCGGCGAGCACAACGAGACCACCGTCCCGTCGATCAACGTGCTCGACATCCCCCACGCCGTCCGTCACGGCGCGGTCATCGGCGCCATCACCCAGCTGCCCCTCGGCGGCGAACTGGACGTCGTCGCCCCGCACAACCCGCTGCCGATGATGGCCCAGCTCGAGGACGTGGCTCCGGGGCAGTTCGCCCGTACGTACATCACCGAGGGCCCCGAGCAGTGGACGGTGCGCTTCACCCGCCGCTGA
- a CDS encoding SDR family oxidoreductase: MPETHRVGTPAPLALVTGATGYIGGRLVPELLGAGFRVRAIARHPENLRGRAWAEQVEIVRADAGSPDDLTAAMRGVDVAYYLIHALGSGPRFESTDRRTALLFGRAAREAGVGRIVYLGGLHPDVEDLSPHLASRREVGEILLASGVPTTVLQAAVILGSGSASFEMMRHLTERLPVMVTPKWVTNRIQPIAIRDVLRYLVGSASMPPEVNRTFDIGGPQVLTYADMMQGYARVAGLPRRIIVPLPVLTPWLASHWVGIVTPVPAGLAKPLVGSLIHEVVCRENDIRAYVPDPPEGLLDFEAAVRLALRRIADKDVTTTFSSALGPTAPSDPLPEDPDWAGGRLRVDERASVVTASREELWSVLEGIGGSNGWYSWRLGWVARGVLDRVFGGPGLRRGRRHSSRLRVGDELDWWRVEAVEEGHLLRLRAEMRLPGLAWLELLAEEDEAGRTIFRQRALYLPRGLPGLLYWWAVTPFHGIVFGGMQRNIAAAAEHRP, translated from the coding sequence ATGCCTGAGACTCACAGGGTCGGGACACCCGCTCCCCTCGCCCTGGTCACCGGCGCGACGGGCTACATCGGCGGCCGGCTCGTGCCGGAACTCCTGGGGGCCGGTTTCCGGGTCCGCGCGATCGCCCGTCATCCGGAGAACCTGCGCGGCCGCGCCTGGGCCGAGCAGGTCGAGATCGTCCGGGCGGATGCCGGCTCCCCCGACGACCTGACCGCCGCGATGCGCGGCGTCGACGTCGCCTACTACCTCATCCACGCCCTCGGCTCCGGCCCGCGGTTCGAGAGCACCGACCGGCGGACGGCTCTGCTCTTCGGCCGCGCCGCCCGCGAGGCCGGCGTAGGGCGGATCGTCTATCTCGGCGGCCTGCACCCGGATGTGGAGGACCTCTCCCCACACCTCGCCTCACGGCGCGAGGTCGGCGAGATCCTGCTGGCCTCCGGAGTCCCCACCACGGTGCTGCAGGCGGCGGTGATCCTCGGGTCGGGCAGCGCCTCGTTCGAGATGATGCGCCACCTGACCGAGCGCCTGCCCGTCATGGTGACCCCGAAGTGGGTGACCAATCGGATCCAGCCGATCGCGATCCGCGACGTGCTGCGCTACTTGGTCGGCTCCGCCTCGATGCCCCCGGAGGTGAACCGTACGTTCGACATCGGTGGCCCGCAGGTGTTGACGTACGCCGACATGATGCAGGGCTACGCGCGGGTCGCCGGGCTGCCCCGGCGGATCATCGTTCCCCTCCCGGTGCTGACGCCCTGGTTGGCGAGTCACTGGGTCGGCATCGTCACCCCGGTCCCCGCCGGTCTGGCCAAGCCCCTGGTCGGGTCACTGATCCATGAGGTGGTCTGCCGGGAGAACGACATCAGGGCGTACGTCCCCGATCCCCCCGAGGGGCTGCTCGACTTCGAGGCCGCCGTACGCCTCGCCCTGCGCCGGATCGCCGACAAGGACGTCACCACGACCTTCTCCTCCGCCCTCGGCCCGACGGCACCCAGCGACCCGCTTCCCGAGGACCCGGACTGGGCCGGCGGACGCCTGCGGGTGGACGAGCGGGCCTCGGTCGTCACCGCGAGCCGGGAGGAGCTGTGGAGCGTCCTGGAGGGCATCGGCGGGAGCAACGGCTGGTACTCCTGGCGGCTGGGCTGGGTGGCGCGCGGAGTGCTGGACCGCGTCTTCGGCGGCCCGGGGCTGCGGCGGGGCCGGCGCCACAGCTCCCGGCTGCGCGTCGGCGACGAACTCGACTGGTGGCGGGTGGAGGCCGTCGAGGAGGGCCACCTGCTGCGGCTGCGCGCCGAGATGCGGCTGCCTGGCCTGGCGTGGCTCGAGCTGCTGGCCGAGGAGGACGAGGCCGGCCGGACGATCTTCCGGCAGCGGGCGCTCTACCTGCCGCGGGGCTTGCCGGGGCTGCTCTACTGGTGGGCGGTCACACCCTTCCACGGCATCGTCTTCGGCGGGATGCAGCGCAACATCGCCGCCGCGGCCGAGCATCGGCCCTAG
- a CDS encoding dihydrolipoyl dehydrogenase family protein, with protein sequence MTTYDVIVLGGGAAGENAADYAIRGSSRTAAIVEAELLGGECSYWACIPSKALLRPLDVAETAANLSPLSVPALDRAALLTRRDAWVSQYEDAGQLRWAEGAGITVIRGTGRLAGERAVEVVDESGAARRFEARTAVVLATGSVPTIPDAFASVRPWTTRDVTAVAEVPRRLAVVGGGVAACEAARWMTALGSAVTLLVRGERLLTKFEDFVGEDVLDGLRAAGVTVRLDTSVTRAEREGADHAPAVGRIHGGPVTLTLDDDSDDLEVDEVLVAAGRRPNTDDIGLASLGLAAGELKGRTHGGALPPWLFTVGDINGEAMLTHWGKHQGRLVGRRIAALAEGRTPPEEPAAPIPQVVFSAPQVASVGLSSAQAATAGHAVRLLDADYAAAAGVGLLRDDAAGRARLVVDAQTDVLLGATFVGPDVADLLHAATVAITGGLDLDTLRRAVPSYPTASEVWLRLLEH encoded by the coding sequence ATGACCACGTACGACGTCATCGTCCTCGGCGGTGGCGCCGCCGGGGAGAACGCGGCGGACTACGCCATCCGCGGTAGTTCCCGCACGGCCGCGATCGTCGAGGCGGAGCTCCTCGGCGGTGAGTGCTCCTACTGGGCATGCATCCCCAGCAAGGCGCTGCTGCGCCCCCTCGACGTGGCGGAGACCGCCGCCAATCTCTCCCCGCTGTCGGTCCCGGCCCTGGACCGGGCCGCCCTGCTGACCCGCCGGGACGCCTGGGTCTCGCAGTACGAGGACGCCGGCCAGCTGCGCTGGGCCGAGGGCGCCGGGATCACCGTGATCCGCGGAACCGGGCGGCTGGCCGGGGAACGGGCCGTCGAGGTGGTGGACGAGTCCGGGGCGGCCCGCAGGTTCGAGGCGCGGACCGCCGTGGTGCTCGCGACCGGCAGCGTGCCGACCATCCCGGACGCCTTCGCGTCGGTACGCCCCTGGACCACCCGGGACGTCACGGCCGTGGCCGAGGTGCCGCGGCGGCTGGCCGTCGTCGGTGGCGGGGTCGCCGCGTGCGAGGCGGCCCGGTGGATGACCGCGTTGGGGTCGGCCGTCACCCTGCTGGTCCGCGGCGAACGCCTGCTGACGAAGTTCGAGGATTTCGTCGGGGAGGACGTCCTCGACGGGCTGCGGGCGGCAGGGGTGACCGTACGCCTCGACACCTCGGTCACCCGGGCCGAACGCGAGGGGGCCGATCACGCCCCTGCCGTCGGCAGGATCCATGGTGGCCCGGTCACGCTGACCCTCGACGACGATTCCGACGACCTCGAGGTCGACGAGGTGCTGGTCGCCGCGGGGCGCCGGCCGAACACCGACGACATCGGCCTGGCCTCCCTCGGCCTGGCGGCCGGCGAGCTCAAGGGGCGTACGCACGGAGGCGCCCTGCCGCCCTGGTTGTTCACCGTCGGCGACATCAACGGCGAGGCGATGCTCACCCACTGGGGCAAGCACCAGGGCCGCCTCGTCGGGCGACGGATCGCCGCGCTCGCCGAGGGACGTACGCCGCCGGAGGAGCCGGCAGCGCCGATCCCGCAGGTCGTGTTCAGCGCGCCCCAGGTCGCGTCGGTCGGGCTCAGCTCCGCGCAGGCCGCGACGGCGGGCCACGCGGTCCGGTTGCTCGACGCCGACTACGCGGCGGCCGCCGGGGTGGGTCTGCTGCGCGACGACGCCGCCGGCCGGGCACGGCTGGTCGTCGACGCGCAGACCGATGTGCTGCTGGGCGCCACCTTCGTCGGTCCCGACGTCGCGGACCTGCTCCATGCGGCCACCGTCGCGATCACCGGCGGCCTGGACCTCGACACCCTGCGCCGCGCCGTGCCGAGCTACCCGACGGCGAGCGAGGTGTGGCTGCGGCTGTTGGAGCACTGA
- the glgX gene encoding glycogen debranching protein GlgX: MLVHPSYFIAPGDRTPLGATFDGFGTNFAIFSEVAEAIDLCLFDPDGAETKIRMTEVDGFVWHIRLAGLGPGTRYGYRVHGPWDPAHGLWCNPAKLLADPYALMFDGAIVDHPALLAYDPDRPDFPDLRDSAPYTLHGIVVSGAFDWRDDSPPRTPYEESLVYETHVKGLTMRHPGMRPALRGTYLGVAHPATVSHLKRIGVTAVELLPVHQSVTEASVSRRGLTNYWGYNTFGFFAPNRAYGASATPEGVVGEFKTMVRALHEDGIEVILDVVFNHTAEGGSDGPTYSLRGIDNPAYYRLDPVNPRQYVDTTGVGNSLNSHHPMSLRLVMDSLRYWVSEMHVDGFRFDLAPTLAREEGAVDRLSAFFGLVAQDPVLGQVKLIAEPWDVGPAGYQVGAFPPQWSEWNGQYRDVVRDFWRGRPAEVDDFVSRISGSRDIYARSGREPVASINFVTAHDGFTLRDVVSYESKHNEANGQQNRDGTDDNRSANYGVEGETDDPAVLAVRERQQRNLLATLLCSQGIPMLLGGDERGRSQRGNNNAFCQDSELTWQEWERQDAEAEDLEAFTATCATLRREHPVFRRRYYERERSSLPTGPGQPPGDVVFLRIDGAEMTEADRDTSFVRSFGLFLNGRGLNWLDTWGRPSSDDSFLLWFNAWDQAVLVTMPGTDLGTAWTGVLDTTHPRGESGVSFAARDTFKLPGRSMLVLRCTDFDTLPRLSDEVGRVSPVEVER; the protein is encoded by the coding sequence ATGCTCGTCCACCCCTCCTACTTCATCGCCCCCGGAGACCGGACCCCGCTCGGCGCGACCTTCGACGGCTTCGGCACCAACTTCGCGATCTTCTCCGAGGTCGCCGAGGCGATCGACCTGTGCCTCTTCGACCCGGACGGGGCCGAGACGAAGATCCGGATGACGGAGGTCGACGGCTTCGTCTGGCACATCCGTCTGGCCGGGCTCGGTCCGGGGACCCGCTACGGCTATCGCGTCCACGGCCCCTGGGACCCGGCGCACGGACTGTGGTGCAATCCGGCGAAGCTGCTCGCCGACCCGTACGCCCTGATGTTCGACGGTGCGATCGTCGACCATCCGGCCCTGCTGGCGTACGACCCGGATCGGCCGGACTTCCCCGATCTGCGGGACTCGGCCCCGTACACGTTGCACGGGATCGTCGTCTCCGGTGCGTTCGACTGGCGCGACGACTCGCCGCCGCGGACGCCGTACGAGGAGTCGCTCGTCTACGAGACCCACGTCAAGGGCCTGACGATGCGGCACCCGGGGATGCGCCCGGCCCTGCGCGGCACCTACCTCGGCGTCGCCCATCCCGCGACGGTGTCCCACCTGAAGCGGATCGGGGTGACCGCCGTCGAACTGCTGCCCGTCCACCAGTCGGTGACCGAGGCGTCGGTGTCCCGGCGGGGGCTGACCAACTACTGGGGCTACAACACCTTCGGCTTCTTCGCCCCGAACCGGGCGTACGGCGCGTCGGCGACCCCGGAGGGCGTGGTCGGCGAGTTCAAGACGATGGTCCGTGCGCTGCACGAGGACGGCATCGAGGTGATCCTCGACGTGGTGTTCAACCACACCGCCGAGGGCGGCTCCGACGGGCCCACGTACTCCCTGCGGGGGATCGACAATCCCGCCTACTACCGCTTGGACCCGGTGAACCCGCGGCAGTACGTCGACACCACCGGGGTGGGGAACTCGCTCAACTCCCACCACCCGATGTCGTTGCGCCTGGTGATGGACTCGCTGCGCTACTGGGTCAGCGAGATGCATGTCGACGGGTTCCGCTTCGATCTGGCGCCGACCTTGGCGCGGGAGGAGGGTGCCGTCGACCGGCTGTCCGCCTTCTTCGGGCTGGTCGCCCAGGACCCGGTGCTCGGGCAGGTGAAGCTCATCGCCGAGCCCTGGGACGTCGGTCCGGCCGGCTACCAGGTCGGCGCTTTCCCCCCGCAGTGGTCGGAGTGGAACGGTCAGTACCGCGATGTGGTCCGGGATTTCTGGCGCGGCCGGCCCGCCGAGGTCGACGACTTCGTCTCCCGGATCAGCGGGTCGCGCGACATCTACGCCCGCAGTGGCCGCGAACCGGTCGCCTCGATCAACTTCGTCACCGCCCACGACGGCTTCACCCTGCGCGACGTCGTCTCGTACGAGAGCAAGCACAACGAGGCCAACGGCCAGCAGAACCGCGACGGCACCGACGACAACCGCTCCGCGAACTACGGCGTGGAGGGCGAGACGGACGACCCGGCCGTCCTCGCCGTCCGGGAACGGCAGCAGCGCAACCTCCTCGCCACCCTGTTGTGCTCCCAGGGGATCCCGATGCTGCTCGGCGGCGATGAACGGGGCCGCAGCCAGCGTGGCAACAACAACGCCTTCTGCCAGGACAGCGAGCTGACCTGGCAGGAGTGGGAGCGGCAGGACGCGGAGGCGGAGGACCTGGAGGCGTTCACCGCAACGTGCGCGACGCTGCGACGGGAGCACCCCGTCTTCCGGCGCCGCTACTACGAACGGGAGCGCTCCAGCCTGCCGACCGGCCCAGGACAGCCCCCCGGCGACGTGGTCTTCCTCCGGATCGACGGTGCGGAGATGACCGAGGCCGACCGGGACACGTCCTTCGTCCGCAGCTTCGGGCTGTTCCTCAATGGGCGGGGGCTCAACTGGCTCGACACCTGGGGCCGGCCCTCGTCGGACGATTCGTTCCTGCTGTGGTTCAACGCCTGGGACCAGGCGGTCCTCGTCACCATGCCCGGTACGGACCTGGGGACGGCATGGACCGGCGTGCTGGACACGACCCACCCGCGCGGGGAGTCGGGCGTGTCGTTCGCGGCCCGCGACACCTTCAAACTGCCCGGCCGCTCCATGCTCGTGCTGCGCTGCACCGACTTCGACACCCTGCCGCGCCTCTCGGACGAGGTGGGACGGGTCAGCCCGGTGGAGGTCGAGCGGTAG